Proteins encoded together in one Zonotrichia leucophrys gambelii isolate GWCS_2022_RI chromosome 1, RI_Zleu_2.0, whole genome shotgun sequence window:
- the WARS2 gene encoding tryptophan--tRNA ligase, mitochondrial isoform X1 gives MATPSGLIRALHRGTLGQTVVMDRIFSGIQPTGTPHLGNYLGAIQNWVNLQEECSSVLYSIMDMHSFTMPKEPAVLRQNILDTTAAILACGIDPNKCLLFRQSLVPEHAELAWILGCLTNVPRLLRLPQWKMKRASQNSEGTVGLLTYPVLQAADILLYKSTRVPVGEDQVLHLELAQDIAQHFNKKYGEFFPVPKAILSTTKRIKSLRDPSAKMSKSDPQKLATVTIADSPDEIVLKFRKAVTDFTSEVTYEPAARPGVSNLVSIHAAVTGLSIKDVLHQATGLDTAHYKMVVAEAVIQKFAPIRSEIKKLQEDKSHLIKVLEDGAEKAKELAAPIYQEIRRLVGFQ, from the exons ACTGTGGTCATGGATCGGATTTTCTCTGGTATCCAGCCGACTGGCACCCCTCATCTGGGTAACTACCTTGGAGCCATTCAGAACTGGGTGAATCTGCAGGAAGAGTGCAGCTCAGTGCTCTATAGCATTATGGACATGCACTCTTTCACCATGCCCAAGGAGCCAGCTGTCCTGCGCCAGAACATCCTGGACACCACTGCTGCCATCCTTGCCTGTGGGATTGACCCCAACAAGTGTCTCCTGTTCCGGCAATCACTG GTTCCTGAGCATGCAGAACTTGCCTGGATTCTTGGGTGCTTAACTAATGTGCCACGTCTGCTACGTTTGCCCCAGTGGAAG ATGAAGCGTGCCAGCCAGAATAGCGAAGGAACTGTTGGTTTGTTGACTTACCCTGTGCTTCAAGCAGCAGATATTTTGCTGTACAA GTCAACACGTGTTCCTGTTGGAGAAGATcaagtcctgcacctggaaCTAGCCCAAGATATAGCACAACATTTCAACAAGAAATATGGAGAATTCTTTCCTGTGCCCAAAGCCATTTTAA gtaCAACAAAGAGAATAAAATCCCTCAGAGATCCGTCGGCGAAGATGTCCAAGTCAGACCCACAGAAGTTAGCCACCGTTACCATAGCAGACAGCCCAGATGAAATAGTGCTGAAGTTCCGCAAAGCTGTGACTGACTTCACCTCAGAGGTGACCTACGagcccgccgcccgccccggtGTCTCCAACCTGGTGTCCATCCACGCCGCAGTGACGGGGCTGAGCATCAAAGACGTGCTGCACCAAGCCACTGGTCTCGACACTGCTCACTACAAAATGGTGGTGGCAGAGGCCGTTATCCAAAAATTTGCACCTATCAGGAGTGAAATCAAGAAACTCCAGGAAGACAAGTCTCATCTGATAAAGGTTTTagaggatggagcagagaaAGCCAAAGAACTGGCTGCTCCTATCTATCAAGAAATAAGGAGACTGGTGGGATTCCAATAG
- the WARS2 gene encoding tryptophan--tRNA ligase, mitochondrial isoform X2 encodes MDRIFSGIQPTGTPHLGNYLGAIQNWVNLQEECSSVLYSIMDMHSFTMPKEPAVLRQNILDTTAAILACGIDPNKCLLFRQSLVPEHAELAWILGCLTNVPRLLRLPQWKMKRASQNSEGTVGLLTYPVLQAADILLYKSTRVPVGEDQVLHLELAQDIAQHFNKKYGEFFPVPKAILSTTKRIKSLRDPSAKMSKSDPQKLATVTIADSPDEIVLKFRKAVTDFTSEVTYEPAARPGVSNLVSIHAAVTGLSIKDVLHQATGLDTAHYKMVVAEAVIQKFAPIRSEIKKLQEDKSHLIKVLEDGAEKAKELAAPIYQEIRRLVGFQ; translated from the exons ATGGATCGGATTTTCTCTGGTATCCAGCCGACTGGCACCCCTCATCTGGGTAACTACCTTGGAGCCATTCAGAACTGGGTGAATCTGCAGGAAGAGTGCAGCTCAGTGCTCTATAGCATTATGGACATGCACTCTTTCACCATGCCCAAGGAGCCAGCTGTCCTGCGCCAGAACATCCTGGACACCACTGCTGCCATCCTTGCCTGTGGGATTGACCCCAACAAGTGTCTCCTGTTCCGGCAATCACTG GTTCCTGAGCATGCAGAACTTGCCTGGATTCTTGGGTGCTTAACTAATGTGCCACGTCTGCTACGTTTGCCCCAGTGGAAG ATGAAGCGTGCCAGCCAGAATAGCGAAGGAACTGTTGGTTTGTTGACTTACCCTGTGCTTCAAGCAGCAGATATTTTGCTGTACAA GTCAACACGTGTTCCTGTTGGAGAAGATcaagtcctgcacctggaaCTAGCCCAAGATATAGCACAACATTTCAACAAGAAATATGGAGAATTCTTTCCTGTGCCCAAAGCCATTTTAA gtaCAACAAAGAGAATAAAATCCCTCAGAGATCCGTCGGCGAAGATGTCCAAGTCAGACCCACAGAAGTTAGCCACCGTTACCATAGCAGACAGCCCAGATGAAATAGTGCTGAAGTTCCGCAAAGCTGTGACTGACTTCACCTCAGAGGTGACCTACGagcccgccgcccgccccggtGTCTCCAACCTGGTGTCCATCCACGCCGCAGTGACGGGGCTGAGCATCAAAGACGTGCTGCACCAAGCCACTGGTCTCGACACTGCTCACTACAAAATGGTGGTGGCAGAGGCCGTTATCCAAAAATTTGCACCTATCAGGAGTGAAATCAAGAAACTCCAGGAAGACAAGTCTCATCTGATAAAGGTTTTagaggatggagcagagaaAGCCAAAGAACTGGCTGCTCCTATCTATCAAGAAATAAGGAGACTGGTGGGATTCCAATAG